A window of the Scophthalmus maximus strain ysfricsl-2021 chromosome 8, ASM2237912v1, whole genome shotgun sequence genome harbors these coding sequences:
- the LOC118312025 gene encoding interleukin-15 produces MMDSMWPPPVVCVQLSWPGDQRAKSVQFQLHNTQVWLCFLLLSFLSISTVAVSVADTADLQFCLGMLKHTIQKSDAMLYAPSIDDIEENCENVSLKCYMLELIMVLDEEEVKGNKASCILAFNDHLDSGSVGCRPCEAYSLQNITIFLERLNTLLEKMTTKGNM; encoded by the exons ATGATGGACTCCATGTGGCCCCCCCCGGTGGTCTGCGTCCAGCTGTCATGGCCCGGGGACCAGCGAGCG AAAAGCGTCCAGTTCCAGCTCCACAACACTCAGGTGTGGCTTTGTTTCTTACTTCTCAG CTTCTTGAGTATTTCAACCGTCGCTGTTTCTGTAGCTGATACAGCAGATTTACAGTTTTGCTTGGGGATGCTCAAACACACCATTCAG AAATCGGACGCCATGCTGTATGCTCCGTCCATTGACGACATTGAA gagaactgtgaaaatgtttcGCTCAAATGTTACATGTTGGAGCTGATAATGGTCCTCGATGAAGAAGAAGTCAAGGGGAATAAAGCGAGCTGCATCCTTGCATTCAACGACCATCTTGACTCTGGCTCT GTTGGCTGTCGACCCTGTGAAGCATACTCCCtccaaaatattacaatattccTGGAGAGACTAAATAcccttttggaaaaaatgacaacaaagggGAATATGTAG
- the znf330 gene encoding zinc finger protein 330: MPKKKTGARKKAESRKEREKQTRANRDHVDVAKHPCNFNMDCDKCQRKQKNRAFCYFCNSVQKLPVCAQCGKTKCMKSSDCVVKHPGIHSTGMAMVGAVCDFCEAWVCHGRKCLSTHACACPLTDADCIECERSVWDHGGRIFRCSFCQNFLCEDDQFEHQASCQILQAETYKCVSCNRLGQHSCLRCKACYCDDHAKSKVFKQEKGKAPPCPKCGHETQETKDLSMSTRTLKFGRQAGADDYDDDDGASGYDAYWKNLASGGGDRQDDYDEDDDDEEDEEEDEEEEEEDEEEEEEGEEEAATDSLAALKLDGTAA, encoded by the exons ATgccgaagaagaagacgggTGCTCGGAAAAAGGCCGAGAGTCGTAAGGAGCGAGAGAAACAGACCCGGGCCAACCGGGATCACGTCGATGTGGCCAAACACCCCTGCAACTTCAACATG GATTGTGACAAATGTCAGAG AAAACAGAAGAACCGAGCTTTCTGCTACTTCTGTAACTCGGTGCAGAAGCTGCCTGTCTGCGCACAGTGTG GCAAAACCAAGTGCATGAAGTCGTCAGACTGTGTCGTCAAACATCCTGGGATTCACAGCACTGGGATGGCCATGGTG GGGGCAGTGTGTGACTTCTGTGAAGCCTGGGTGTGCCATGGGAGGAAATGTCTGAGCACTCACGCCTGTGCATGTCCCCTAACGGATGCAGACTGCATTGAGTGTGAGCGTAGTGTCTGGGATCATG GAGGGCGAATTTTCCGCTGCTCTTTCTGCCAAAACTTCTTGTGTGAGGATGATCAGTTTGAGCACCAGGCAAGCTGCCAAATCCTCCAGGCAGAAACATACAAGT GTGTGTCCTGTAACAGACTGGGACAACACTCCTGCCTGCGCTGTAAG GCATGCTACTGTGACGACCACGCCAAGAGTAAGGTCTTCAAACAGGAGAAGGGCAAAGCTCCACCGTGTCCCAAGTGCGGCCACGAGACGCAGGAGACCAAAGACCTCAGCATGTCCA CTCGGACGTTGAAGTTTGGCCGCCAGGCTGGAGCCGATGACTACGACGATGACGATGGTGCGTCAGGGTACGACGCCTACTGGAAGAACTTAGCGTCCGGAGGTGGAGACCGACAGGACGACTATGACGAAGATGACgacgatgaggaagatgaggaggaggacgaagaggaggaggaggaagatgaagaagaggaggaagagggcgaaGAGGAAGCGGCTACTGATTCCCTGGCTGCTCTCAAGTTGGACGGGACTGCTGCCTGA
- the rnf150a gene encoding RING finger protein 150a isoform X2, translating into MAPSLVRACRSLALSTWLLSFCFVHLLCLDFTVAEKEEWYTAFVNITYLDPVTSEVRTEKTECGRYGEHSPKREAKGLVLLPSLPQDRQACDPNVRFPPAPHHAAWVALVAAGNCTYREKIRNVANLNASAVVIHNVGNSSPNETITMPHPGTGDVVVIMIPENKGHEIVALLEQHVVITLHITIGTRNLQKYVSRTSVVFVSISFIVLMIISLAWLVFYYIQRFRYANARDRNQRRLGDAAKKAISKLQVRTIRKGDKETDSDFDNCAVCIEGYRPNDVVRILPCRHVFHKHCVDPWLQDHRTCPMCKMNILKALGIQLNADCSDEIPPDYEMSVGGQPTNPISGASEITVNESSVVLDPTGRAIGLQQLQPDAEMALEAGESHIFASTTTHSLQPLESATATSQVTNLRLEFCNISCSQRVEKLICT; encoded by the exons ATGGCCCCGTCTCTCGTCCGCGCGTGCCGCAGTCTGGCTCTCTCGACGTGGCTGCTGTCCTTCTGCTTCGTCCACCTGCTGTGTCTGGACTTCACGGTGGCGGAGAAGGAGGAGTGGTACACCGCCTTCGTCAACATCACCTACTTGGACCCCGTCACGTCGGAGGTGCGGACGGAGAAAACCGAGTGCGGTCGCTACGGCGAGCACTCGCCCAAGAGGGAAGCCAAGGGGCTGGTTCTGCTGCCCTCGCTCCCGCAGGACAGGCAGGCGTGCGACCCCAACGTCCGGTTCCCCCCCGCGCCTCACCACGCCGCCTGGGTGGCGCTGGTGGCCGCGGGCAACTGTACGTACAGGGAGAAGATCCGTAACGTTGCCAACCTCAACGCCTCTGCAGTTGTCATCCACAACGTGGGCAACAGCAGTCCCAACGAAACCATAACGATGCCCCATCCAG GTACGGGTGACGTTGTCGTCATCATGATCCCAGAGAATAAAGGTCATGAGATTGTGGCCTTGCTGGAGCAGCACGTCGTGATCACGCTGCACATCACTATAGGAACCCGCAACCTGCAGAAGTACGTGAGCAGAACATCGGTAGTGTTTGTCTCCATCTCCTTCATCGTGCTCATGATCATCTCCCTCGCTTGGCTCGTCTTCTACTACATCCAGAGGTTCCGCTACGCAAATGCACGGGACCGCAACCAG AGACGTCTTGGAGATGCTGCCAAAAAAGCCATCAGCAAGCTTCAAGTGCGCACCATTAGGAAAGGAGACAAG GAGACCGACTCTGACTTTGACAACTGTGCAGTTTGCATTGAAGGTTATAGGCCTAATGATGTTGTAAGGATATTACCATGCAG acatGTCTTCCATAAACACTGTGTAGACCCATGGTTACAAGACCACCGGACGTGTCCCATGTGTAAAATGAACATCCTCAAAGCCTTAGGAATCCAA CTCAACGCAGACTGCTCAGATGAGATTCCTCCGGACTACGAGATGTCCGTCGGCGGTCAACCCACCAACCCCATCAGTGGGGCGAGTGAAATCACAGTGAACGAGAGCTCGGTGGTGCTGGATCCCACGGGCAGAGCGATaggcctgcagcagctccaacCTGATGCAGAAATGGCCCTCGAGGCGGGGGAGAGCCACATCTTTGCCAGCA caacaactcACTCGTTACAACCTCTCGAATCTGCCACTGCAACTTCACAAGTGACGAATCTGCGCCTTGAATTTTGCAACATTTCTTGCAGTCAGCGTGTTGAGAAACTGATCTGCACTTGA
- the rnf150a gene encoding RING finger protein 150a isoform X1 has translation MAPSLVRACRSLALSTWLLSFCFVHLLCLDFTVAEKEEWYTAFVNITYLDPVTSEVRTEKTECGRYGEHSPKREAKGLVLLPSLPQDRQACDPNVRFPPAPHHAAWVALVAAGNCTYREKIRNVANLNASAVVIHNVGNSSPNETITMPHPGTGDVVVIMIPENKGHEIVALLEQHVVITLHITIGTRNLQKYVSRTSVVFVSISFIVLMIISLAWLVFYYIQRFRYANARDRNQRRLGDAAKKAISKLQVRTIRKGDKETDSDFDNCAVCIEGYRPNDVVRILPCRHVFHKHCVDPWLQDHRTCPMCKMNILKALGIQLNADCSDEIPPDYEMSVGGQPTNPISGASEITVNESSVVLDPTGRAIGLQQLQPDAEMALEAGESHIFASSEHQPPLSSDSVTSAIMGVEVCMSETDLSTEQECDEAKSWASPS, from the exons ATGGCCCCGTCTCTCGTCCGCGCGTGCCGCAGTCTGGCTCTCTCGACGTGGCTGCTGTCCTTCTGCTTCGTCCACCTGCTGTGTCTGGACTTCACGGTGGCGGAGAAGGAGGAGTGGTACACCGCCTTCGTCAACATCACCTACTTGGACCCCGTCACGTCGGAGGTGCGGACGGAGAAAACCGAGTGCGGTCGCTACGGCGAGCACTCGCCCAAGAGGGAAGCCAAGGGGCTGGTTCTGCTGCCCTCGCTCCCGCAGGACAGGCAGGCGTGCGACCCCAACGTCCGGTTCCCCCCCGCGCCTCACCACGCCGCCTGGGTGGCGCTGGTGGCCGCGGGCAACTGTACGTACAGGGAGAAGATCCGTAACGTTGCCAACCTCAACGCCTCTGCAGTTGTCATCCACAACGTGGGCAACAGCAGTCCCAACGAAACCATAACGATGCCCCATCCAG GTACGGGTGACGTTGTCGTCATCATGATCCCAGAGAATAAAGGTCATGAGATTGTGGCCTTGCTGGAGCAGCACGTCGTGATCACGCTGCACATCACTATAGGAACCCGCAACCTGCAGAAGTACGTGAGCAGAACATCGGTAGTGTTTGTCTCCATCTCCTTCATCGTGCTCATGATCATCTCCCTCGCTTGGCTCGTCTTCTACTACATCCAGAGGTTCCGCTACGCAAATGCACGGGACCGCAACCAG AGACGTCTTGGAGATGCTGCCAAAAAAGCCATCAGCAAGCTTCAAGTGCGCACCATTAGGAAAGGAGACAAG GAGACCGACTCTGACTTTGACAACTGTGCAGTTTGCATTGAAGGTTATAGGCCTAATGATGTTGTAAGGATATTACCATGCAG acatGTCTTCCATAAACACTGTGTAGACCCATGGTTACAAGACCACCGGACGTGTCCCATGTGTAAAATGAACATCCTCAAAGCCTTAGGAATCCAA CTCAACGCAGACTGCTCAGATGAGATTCCTCCGGACTACGAGATGTCCGTCGGCGGTCAACCCACCAACCCCATCAGTGGGGCGAGTGAAATCACAGTGAACGAGAGCTCGGTGGTGCTGGATCCCACGGGCAGAGCGATaggcctgcagcagctccaacCTGATGCAGAAATGGCCCTCGAGGCGGGGGAGAGCCACATCTTTGCCAGCA GTGAGCACCAGCCGCCACTCAGCAGTGATTCTGTCACGTCTGCCATCATGGGCGTGGAGGTGTGTATGTCCGAAACAGACCTGTCCACGGAGCAAGAATGTGACGAGGCCAAATCCTGGGCCAGTCCGAGCTGA
- the LOC118311885 gene encoding aminoacyl tRNA synthase complex-interacting multifunctional protein 1-like → MGRSKELSDFQRGTVIGCHLCKKSVREISAMLDLPRSTVSSVILKWKRGGITTALPRCGRPHKLKEEHRQVLERVALETCLPSVKALTDEFQTASGASVSFRTVRRELHEMGFRGRASKYSESKGGGKTHTPLGQEDAQVDVSRLDLRVGRIITALQLPEAESLYVEQVDVGEVAPRTVVSELVNHVPVDQMQNRMAVLLCNLKPAKMWGVVSQATVMCASSQDKVEILDPPSGAAPGDRVTFQGFPGEPDEELDHQSEVWERIQPDLRTDGQCVATYRGVAFEVVGKGVCKSQTMGDSEIK, encoded by the exons ATGGGTCGCAGTAAGGAGCTCAGTGACTTCCAGCGGGGCACTGTCATCGGCTGCCACCTGTGCAAAAAGTCCGTGCGGGAGATCTCCGCCATGCTGGACCTGCCCCGGTCCACCGTGAGCTCCGTGATCCTCAAGTGGAAACGCGGCGGGATAACGACGGCGCTGCCCCGCTGCGGCCGACCGCACAAGCTCAAGGAGGAGCACCGCCAAGTGCTGGAGAGGGTCGCGCTGGAGACGTGCCTGCCCTCGGTGAAAGCGCTCACCGACGAGTTCCAAACCGCCTCCGGGGCCAGCGTGAGCTTCAGGACCGTCCGCCGGGAGCTGCACGAGATGGGCTTCCGCGGCCGGGCGTCCAAGTACAGCGAGTCTAAAG GGGGAGGAAAGACGCACACGCCCCTCGGCCAAGAGGATGCCCAGGTGGACGTGTCTCGTCTCGACTTGCGCGTTGGACGCATCATCACAGCCCTGCAGCTTCCAGAGGCGGAGAGTCTGTACGTGGAGCAGGTCGATGTGGGAGAGGTTGCTCCCAGGACGGTGGTCAGCGAACTGGTGAATCATGTACCAGTTGATCAG ATGCAGAACCGCATGGCAGTCCTGCTCTGTAACCTGAAGCCAGCCAAGATGTGGGGAGTTGTGTCCCAGGCTACGGTCATGTGTGCCAGCTCGCAAGACAAGGTGGAAATCCTTGATCCTCCAAGTGGAGCGGCACCTGGAGACAGGGTGACTTTCCAGGGCTTCCCAG GTGAACCCGATGAAGAGTTGGATCACCAAAGTGAGGTCTGGGAGCGAATTCAGCCAGACCTTCGCACGGACGGCCAGTGCGTCGCAACCTACAGGGGAGTTGCCTTTGAAGTTGTCGGCAAAGGAGTTTGCAAATCCCAAACCATGGGCGACAGTGAAATCAAATAA